The following coding sequences lie in one Arthrobacter sp. SLBN-122 genomic window:
- a CDS encoding O-succinylhomoserine sulfhydrylase encodes MSFNQDAPGWSPDTQAVRGGLDRTNFQETSEAIFLNSGFVYESAAAAERAFTGEDERFVYSRYGNPSVATFQERLRLLEGTEACFATASGMSAVFTALGALLAAGDRVVAARSLFGSCFVILNEILPRWGVETVFVDGPDLDQWREALSQPTTAVFFESPSNPMQEIVDIAAVSELAHAAGATVVADNVFATPLLQRCGDLGADVIVYSGTKHIDGQGRVMGGAILGTKEFIDGPVKQLMRHTGPALSAFNAWVLTKGLETMSLRVSHSSATALRLAEWLEEQPAVSWVKYPLLKSHPQYELAARQMSAGGTVLTLELASTGGRSGKEAAFALLDGLRIIDISNNLGDSKSLITHPATTTHRAMGPEGRAAIGLTDGVVRLSVGLEDVDDLIGDLEQALKQI; translated from the coding sequence GTGAGCTTCAATCAAGACGCCCCGGGATGGAGCCCTGACACCCAGGCTGTCCGCGGCGGGCTGGACCGCACCAACTTCCAGGAAACGTCCGAGGCCATCTTCCTGAACTCCGGCTTCGTCTACGAATCCGCTGCAGCAGCTGAACGGGCCTTCACCGGCGAAGACGAGCGCTTTGTCTACTCCCGCTACGGCAACCCGTCCGTGGCTACTTTCCAGGAGCGGCTCAGGCTGCTGGAAGGGACCGAAGCGTGCTTTGCGACGGCGTCGGGCATGTCCGCAGTGTTCACCGCCCTGGGTGCCCTGCTGGCTGCCGGGGACCGGGTGGTGGCCGCCCGTTCGCTCTTCGGGTCCTGCTTTGTGATCCTGAACGAGATCCTCCCGCGGTGGGGCGTGGAGACCGTCTTCGTGGATGGTCCGGACCTGGACCAGTGGCGCGAGGCCCTCTCCCAGCCCACTACCGCCGTCTTCTTCGAATCCCCGTCCAACCCCATGCAGGAGATCGTGGACATCGCCGCGGTCAGCGAGCTTGCGCACGCCGCCGGGGCCACCGTGGTGGCGGACAACGTCTTTGCCACTCCCCTGCTGCAGCGCTGCGGCGACCTGGGCGCGGACGTGATCGTCTACTCGGGAACCAAGCACATCGACGGCCAGGGCAGGGTGATGGGCGGCGCCATCCTGGGCACCAAGGAGTTCATCGACGGCCCGGTGAAGCAGCTGATGCGCCACACCGGGCCGGCACTCTCTGCGTTCAACGCCTGGGTCCTCACCAAGGGCCTGGAGACCATGAGCCTGCGGGTAAGCCATTCCTCTGCCACCGCCCTGCGGCTCGCGGAGTGGCTGGAGGAACAGCCCGCCGTGAGCTGGGTGAAGTATCCGCTGCTCAAATCCCACCCTCAGTATGAGCTGGCCGCAAGGCAGATGAGCGCCGGCGGTACCGTCCTCACCCTTGAGCTCGCCTCCACCGGCGGACGCTCCGGCAAGGAAGCGGCCTTCGCCCTGCTGGACGGGCTGCGGATCATCGACATCTCCAACAACCTCGGCGATTCCAAGTCCCTGATCACGCACCCCGCCACCACCACCCACCGCGCCATGGGGCCGGAGGGACGTGCCGCCATTGGCCTCACTGACGGTGTGGTCCGGCTTTCCGTGGGCCTTGAGGATGTTGACGACCTGATCGGCGACCTGGAACAGGCCCTGAAACAGATCTAG
- a CDS encoding TetR/AcrR family transcriptional regulator C-terminal domain-containing protein, whose protein sequence is MDAPRASGRTPVKARLSRETVLAKALELVDAEGLDALTMRRLGQELGRDPMSLYRYAENRAALLDGVSELVLDQLPVHPEDPDWKAQLRNIAHDLRMLALEHPNVVPLLVTRPLSTPLGLRPLGTLRPLEQILTLLAAAGFEPADALHVYRAYYGFLYGHILNELQEYVVDPEENEVLLRLGLHRLPAKEFPRLRALAPALAEYDGARELDQGLTILLSGLETQLSRQVAASSA, encoded by the coding sequence ATGGATGCCCCGCGTGCTTCAGGCCGCACACCTGTCAAGGCAAGGTTGAGCAGGGAAACCGTGCTGGCCAAGGCCCTCGAGCTGGTTGATGCAGAAGGGCTCGACGCGTTGACCATGCGGCGCCTGGGGCAGGAGCTTGGCCGGGACCCCATGAGCCTCTACCGCTATGCCGAGAACCGGGCTGCGCTCCTGGACGGGGTTTCGGAGCTGGTCCTTGACCAGCTCCCGGTGCATCCCGAGGACCCGGACTGGAAGGCCCAGCTGCGGAACATCGCCCATGATCTGCGGATGCTGGCGCTCGAGCATCCCAACGTTGTCCCCCTGCTGGTGACCCGGCCGCTGTCCACGCCGTTGGGGCTGCGCCCGCTGGGCACGCTGCGGCCGCTGGAGCAGATCCTGACCCTGCTGGCGGCGGCAGGATTCGAACCGGCGGATGCGCTCCATGTCTACCGCGCCTACTACGGCTTCCTCTACGGGCACATCCTGAACGAACTGCAGGAGTACGTGGTGGACCCGGAAGAGAACGAGGTACTGCTGCGCCTGGGTCTCCACCGCCTGCCCGCCAAGGAATTCCCCCGGCTCCGTGCCCTGGCGCCGGCATTGGCAGAGTACGACGGCGCCAGGGAGCTTGACCAGGGACTCACCATCCTGCTGTCCGGGCTGGAAACGCAGCTCTCGCGGCAGGTGGCAGCTTCCAGCGCGTGA
- a CDS encoding DUF1737 domain-containing protein: MSDAPAPDEKLSYRLITGPDDRSFCERISAALADGYVLHGSPAATFNGSSVIVAQAVVLPAAIASADAAVATAVDQLDAEFEGEFDGEGHA, encoded by the coding sequence GTGTCCGACGCACCCGCCCCTGACGAAAAATTGTCCTACCGCCTGATCACAGGGCCGGACGACCGCTCATTCTGCGAACGGATCTCGGCTGCGCTGGCTGACGGTTACGTCCTGCACGGCAGCCCGGCAGCCACCTTCAACGGCAGCAGTGTCATCGTGGCGCAGGCAGTGGTCCTTCCGGCAGCCATCGCCTCCGCCGACGCAGCGGTGGCCACCGCAGTGGATCAGCTGGACGCAGAATTTGAGGGCGAGTTCGACGGCGAGGGCCACGCATGA
- a CDS encoding aminodeoxychorismate lyase, translating into MSSPAPVVLVFLDPAYPDGRAADASKPQLLVTDLGVTRGDGVFETMLAVGGTVRKMQAHLDRLAGSATALDLDIPDQDAWRRAIAAAVARHRSENPPADPSADELVVKLVVTRGVEGAPTPTAWVQASPAGAAGRRQRETGIDVILLDRGYDSDVAERAPWLLLGAKTLSYAVNMAALRHAHKQGADDVIFTSSDGRVLEGPTSTVLLAHVEKSDDGTTVKRLITPQLDSGILPGTSQGALFAAAKAAGWELGYGPLEPRDLLDADAVWLISSVRLLAPVNRIDGKEIGTPSVQKELTTELNGLFAGIR; encoded by the coding sequence ATGAGCTCTCCAGCCCCCGTGGTTCTCGTTTTCCTTGACCCTGCCTACCCCGACGGCAGGGCGGCCGATGCCTCCAAGCCCCAGCTGCTGGTCACGGACCTTGGCGTCACGCGCGGCGACGGCGTCTTCGAAACCATGCTGGCAGTCGGCGGGACGGTACGGAAAATGCAGGCGCACCTGGACCGGCTTGCCGGATCTGCAACTGCGCTGGACCTGGACATCCCGGACCAGGACGCATGGCGGCGTGCCATTGCGGCTGCCGTGGCCCGGCATCGGTCGGAGAACCCGCCGGCAGACCCTTCGGCAGATGAACTGGTGGTCAAACTGGTGGTGACCCGCGGCGTGGAGGGCGCGCCCACCCCCACCGCGTGGGTCCAGGCCTCCCCGGCCGGTGCTGCCGGCCGCCGGCAGCGGGAAACGGGCATCGATGTCATCCTCCTTGACCGGGGCTACGACAGTGACGTGGCCGAACGGGCGCCCTGGCTGCTCCTGGGGGCTAAGACGCTCTCCTATGCCGTCAACATGGCGGCGCTGCGCCACGCGCACAAGCAGGGCGCCGACGACGTCATTTTCACGTCATCTGATGGTCGCGTCCTGGAAGGGCCCACGTCCACAGTGCTGCTGGCGCATGTGGAAAAGTCCGACGACGGCACAACAGTCAAGCGCCTCATCACGCCGCAGCTGGACAGCGGCATCCTGCCCGGAACCTCCCAGGGTGCGCTCTTCGCTGCAGCCAAGGCGGCAGGCTGGGAACTGGGCTATGGCCCGCTGGAGCCCCGCGACCTCCTGGACGCGGACGCGGTCTGGCTGATCTCCAGCGTCCGGCTGCTGGCACCCGTGAACCGGATCGATGGCAAGGAGATCGGCACTCCGTCTGTCCAAAAGGAACTGACCACTGAATTGAACGGGCTCTTCGCCGGGATTCGTTAG
- the opgC gene encoding OpgC domain-containing protein — protein sequence MRAVTSHHHAATRRNHRHPICAFLAAALIGLMVLLAAAPSHAAEAAPEKGKPWLGAVLEWGEDTAAGFSGRLGARPAVFGHDITIPYRDSERNDIDGFLQQAGAEGTHALLTVKPSVPLDQLGAPEAEAFAKQVRGLAAGFKGQLLIRFAPDMNSSWVSWGQQPAAYREAFQAVAAAFRQYDGGPAAMVWAPYLGKDYPFDRNRDAPQPGSEGFSLLDTNSDGAWDGSDSAYAPYYPGDDAVDWVGLAAYHDDTAGGAAANTLPRAGELQEMLTDSGNENFYGTYSEGHRKPFLLQTAAFYSPASGGPSEAEIKAGWWDQVVTTATSSGFAGTAAVVWDERTSTRDTGVASISWLLTGQPEIAKAALERLKAAPIATGPVSDVASGSTYVRANTLPGAAAWSVAAAMVILLAALWQVPRRINAATAWSYRDPSTRDSRVDLLRGVAIVFVVVNHLGMASLFQLVTQEAVGFVSGAELFVLFSGLVVGMVYGPRAKEDFGRVVDLTTRRAGKLYLTALAVLIGVFLLSLLPFFHTEALTTFVDQGTGGAGHTGSGRTYDLYAGMSSLFQFPVPPQVLPAIVLLQFGPWQFNVMGLYVVLLLASPLILAALNRGKAIWVLVATLGVYAAGAVTRLRILPSQFEDSFPLLVWQVLFVLGLVAGYHRRRITAWLSTHAVIVVACTAAAFALAFLSWGNPYLANSYDVRLALLPDASYRAMYDAFFSRTYLAPGRLLNVLVLVVASYAFLSAYWKPVERLLGWFLVPLGRATLYVFIMHVVLIAVVANIPALQQQSIFLNTAAYAVVLALLWMMVRTRFLFRIIPT from the coding sequence ATGCGTGCAGTCACATCGCACCACCACGCCGCAACCCGCCGGAACCATCGGCACCCGATCTGCGCGTTTCTGGCTGCGGCCCTCATTGGGCTCATGGTCCTGCTGGCCGCTGCTCCGTCGCATGCGGCGGAGGCTGCTCCGGAGAAGGGAAAGCCCTGGCTTGGTGCCGTGCTCGAATGGGGCGAGGACACCGCCGCAGGCTTCAGCGGCAGGCTGGGCGCCCGCCCGGCCGTCTTCGGCCATGACATCACCATTCCGTACCGCGATTCGGAACGGAATGACATCGATGGCTTCCTTCAGCAGGCCGGAGCCGAAGGCACCCACGCCCTGCTCACGGTAAAGCCATCGGTGCCGCTGGACCAGCTCGGCGCTCCGGAGGCGGAAGCGTTCGCCAAGCAGGTGCGCGGCCTCGCCGCCGGCTTCAAGGGGCAGCTGCTGATCCGGTTTGCCCCGGACATGAACTCAAGCTGGGTGTCCTGGGGCCAGCAACCTGCCGCCTACCGTGAGGCCTTCCAGGCGGTTGCGGCAGCGTTCAGGCAGTACGACGGCGGCCCGGCCGCCATGGTGTGGGCGCCCTACCTGGGCAAGGACTACCCCTTCGACCGCAACCGCGATGCGCCGCAGCCGGGAAGTGAAGGCTTTTCCCTCCTGGACACGAACAGTGACGGGGCCTGGGACGGAAGCGACAGCGCCTACGCGCCGTACTACCCGGGCGATGACGCCGTGGACTGGGTGGGGCTGGCTGCTTATCACGATGACACCGCCGGAGGTGCCGCCGCCAACACCCTGCCCCGGGCCGGCGAACTCCAGGAGATGCTGACGGATTCCGGCAACGAAAACTTCTACGGCACCTACTCGGAGGGGCACAGGAAGCCCTTCCTGCTCCAGACCGCGGCTTTCTACAGCCCGGCCTCGGGCGGGCCGTCCGAGGCGGAGATCAAAGCCGGTTGGTGGGACCAGGTGGTAACAACTGCCACCTCCTCCGGTTTTGCCGGGACTGCCGCCGTGGTCTGGGACGAGCGCACCAGCACCAGGGATACCGGCGTGGCAAGCATCAGTTGGCTGCTCACCGGCCAGCCGGAGATCGCCAAAGCGGCCCTGGAGAGACTGAAGGCAGCACCAATCGCCACCGGTCCCGTCTCCGACGTGGCCTCAGGAAGCACGTACGTCAGGGCCAACACACTCCCGGGGGCCGCCGCCTGGTCTGTCGCTGCCGCCATGGTGATCCTCCTGGCGGCCCTGTGGCAGGTTCCCCGCCGGATCAACGCTGCCACGGCCTGGAGCTACCGGGATCCCTCCACCCGGGATTCGCGCGTGGATCTGCTGCGCGGAGTGGCCATCGTCTTCGTGGTGGTGAACCACCTGGGCATGGCCTCGCTGTTCCAGCTGGTCACCCAGGAGGCCGTGGGCTTTGTGTCCGGCGCCGAACTGTTTGTCCTGTTCTCCGGCCTGGTGGTGGGCATGGTGTACGGGCCCAGGGCCAAGGAGGACTTCGGACGGGTAGTGGACCTCACCACGCGCCGCGCCGGCAAGCTCTACCTGACGGCACTGGCTGTTCTGATCGGCGTCTTCCTCCTGTCCCTGCTCCCGTTCTTCCATACCGAGGCCCTGACCACATTCGTTGACCAGGGAACCGGTGGAGCCGGGCATACCGGATCCGGCCGGACCTACGACCTGTACGCCGGCATGTCATCGCTGTTCCAGTTCCCCGTCCCGCCCCAAGTGCTCCCGGCCATCGTGCTGCTGCAGTTCGGGCCCTGGCAGTTCAATGTCATGGGGCTCTATGTGGTGCTTTTGCTGGCCAGCCCGCTGATCCTCGCGGCGCTGAACCGCGGCAAGGCCATTTGGGTGCTGGTTGCGACGCTCGGCGTATATGCGGCGGGGGCTGTGACAAGGTTGCGGATCCTGCCCTCGCAGTTCGAGGACTCCTTCCCGCTGCTGGTGTGGCAGGTGCTGTTCGTGCTCGGGCTGGTTGCGGGTTACCACCGGCGCCGCATCACGGCGTGGCTGTCCACGCACGCCGTGATAGTGGTGGCCTGCACCGCGGCCGCGTTCGCACTGGCCTTCCTGTCCTGGGGCAACCCGTACCTGGCCAACAGCTACGATGTCCGCCTGGCGCTCCTGCCGGACGCCTCCTACCGGGCCATGTACGACGCCTTCTTCTCCCGCACATACCTGGCCCCGGGCCGCCTGCTCAACGTCCTGGTCCTGGTGGTGGCGTCCTACGCGTTCCTCAGCGCCTACTGGAAACCGGTGGAGCGGCTCCTGGGCTGGTTCCTGGTTCCGCTGGGCCGGGCCACGCTTTACGTGTTCATCATGCACGTGGTGCTGATCGCCGTCGTGGCCAATATTCCGGCGCTGCAGCAGCAAAGCATCTTCCTGAACACCGCCGCCTACGCCGTGGTCCTGGCGCTGCTCTGGATGATGGTCCGCACCAGGTTCCTGTTCCGGATCATCCCTACCTAG
- a CDS encoding multidrug effflux MFS transporter: protein MTDPSHPRNTSKQAPRSVKYILMLGALAALPAITTDMYLPSLPAVEADLHTTQTAAQLTLSGTLVGAGVGQLVIGPFSDRFGRRLPLVIGISLHVAISLLCSLTPNIETLTGLRVLQGFFNAAAAVVALAVIRDRFVGSAAAQLLSRLMLVIGVAPLLAPTVGQAIAGAWNWRAVFYALALIGVVLVAIVWRFMPETLPEDSRSPGNPRHVANAYWSLLRDRHFMALAVIPGLGLALIMSYVVGSPFVFQNEYGLTAQQFALVFALNGAALVLSAQLNAALVRKFPPVRLLRTALLVQLCLALVLLVVVATGAGGAFGLVAALWLVLSAQGMVPANASVLALHNYGHMAGTAAAVIGALQSGVAGLVSPLVGVLGGNSLSMAGVMIGSCALAVMVLALGTPAYRKGGWAEHAGRDDGQRVSADE, encoded by the coding sequence GTGACGGACCCTTCCCATCCCCGCAACACCAGCAAGCAGGCACCACGGAGCGTCAAGTACATCCTCATGCTGGGCGCCCTGGCCGCCCTTCCTGCCATCACCACGGACATGTACCTGCCCTCGCTGCCTGCTGTGGAAGCCGATCTCCACACCACCCAGACCGCCGCCCAACTGACACTGTCCGGAACCCTGGTGGGAGCCGGCGTCGGCCAGCTGGTGATCGGCCCGTTCTCGGACCGGTTCGGCCGAAGGCTGCCGCTGGTCATCGGGATCTCGCTGCACGTGGCCATCTCGCTGCTGTGCTCCCTGACGCCGAACATCGAAACCCTGACCGGGCTGCGCGTGCTTCAGGGCTTCTTCAACGCGGCCGCCGCCGTGGTGGCGCTCGCCGTCATCCGCGACCGCTTCGTTGGTTCCGCCGCTGCCCAGCTGCTCTCCCGCCTGATGCTGGTGATTGGCGTGGCGCCGCTCCTGGCGCCCACTGTGGGCCAGGCGATCGCCGGTGCCTGGAACTGGCGGGCGGTCTTCTACGCACTGGCGCTGATCGGGGTGGTCCTGGTGGCAATCGTCTGGCGGTTCATGCCGGAGACGCTGCCGGAGGACAGCCGCAGTCCGGGTAATCCCAGGCATGTGGCAAACGCGTACTGGTCGCTGCTGCGGGACAGGCATTTCATGGCGCTTGCCGTTATTCCCGGGCTGGGGCTGGCCCTGATCATGAGCTACGTGGTGGGGTCCCCCTTTGTCTTCCAGAACGAATACGGCCTCACCGCCCAGCAGTTCGCCCTGGTCTTTGCCCTTAACGGCGCCGCGCTGGTCCTATCCGCGCAGCTCAACGCCGCCCTGGTCCGGAAGTTCCCGCCGGTCCGCCTCCTGCGCACCGCCCTCCTGGTCCAGTTGTGCCTTGCCCTGGTGCTGCTCGTGGTGGTGGCCACGGGTGCCGGTGGCGCGTTTGGCCTGGTGGCAGCGCTATGGCTGGTCCTGTCAGCCCAGGGAATGGTTCCGGCAAACGCCTCTGTTCTGGCCCTGCACAATTACGGCCATATGGCGGGAACGGCAGCTGCGGTCATCGGCGCCCTGCAGTCGGGGGTGGCCGGCCTGGTGAGTCCCCTGGTGGGGGTCCTGGGCGGAAATTCGCTGTCGATGGCCGGCGTTATGATCGGCAGCTGCGCCCTGGCGGTCATGGTGCTTGCCCTGGGGACTCCCGCCTACCGGAAGGGCGGCTGGGCGGAGCACGCCGGGCGCGACGACGGCCAGCGGGTCAGCGCGGACGAATAG
- a CDS encoding DUF1905 domain-containing protein, translating into MTPSYSFNAELWLYPGEAGWHFVTLPAEVADDVRALTAGASKAFGSVKVQAKVDGHAWQTSLFRDSKSASYLLPVKKEVRDKAHLKDGDSVQVQLEVRTDHSPPG; encoded by the coding sequence GTGACGCCGTCGTATTCCTTTAATGCCGAACTGTGGCTGTACCCGGGCGAAGCCGGCTGGCACTTCGTGACCCTGCCGGCAGAGGTGGCGGATGACGTCCGCGCTCTAACGGCAGGGGCAAGCAAGGCGTTCGGCTCCGTCAAAGTCCAGGCCAAGGTGGACGGCCATGCGTGGCAGACGTCGCTGTTCCGCGACAGCAAAAGCGCGTCGTACCTGCTGCCCGTCAAGAAGGAAGTCAGGGACAAGGCGCACCTCAAGGACGGTGACAGCGTGCAGGTCCAGCTGGAAGTCCGGACGGACCATTCCCCGCCCGGCTAG
- a CDS encoding rhodanese-like domain-containing protein, translated as MSYAGDLTPQEAWAKLEQGAILVDVRTEGEWAHIGIPDTKATDNDPLFIQWTFPGGIPNPDFVKDLKEQAPEDPSAELVFLCRSGARSVAAATAATQAGFTSYNVLEGFEGEPDRYGERTVNGWKNRGLPTNLGKN; from the coding sequence ATGAGCTACGCGGGAGATCTCACGCCCCAGGAAGCATGGGCAAAGCTGGAGCAGGGAGCCATCCTGGTGGACGTCCGCACCGAGGGCGAATGGGCCCACATCGGCATCCCGGACACCAAGGCCACGGACAACGATCCCCTCTTCATCCAGTGGACCTTCCCCGGCGGCATCCCCAACCCGGACTTCGTGAAGGACCTCAAGGAGCAGGCGCCGGAGGACCCCTCCGCTGAACTGGTGTTCCTGTGCCGGTCCGGCGCCCGTTCGGTTGCCGCTGCCACCGCCGCCACGCAGGCCGGCTTCACCTCCTACAACGTGCTGGAGGGCTTTGAAGGCGAGCCGGACCGCTACGGTGAGCGCACCGTCAACGGCTGGAAGAACCGCGGCCTGCCCACCAACCTCGGAAAGAACTAA
- a CDS encoding pyridoxamine 5'-phosphate oxidase family protein — MDSQKLPIENLSFDDCWDLLANDIVGRLAIVVDGHPEIFPVNYVVHLRSILFRTAPGSKLWGARMERPAALEIDGYDPATELAWSVVVRGDTEIVEDQAVKDAVDGLGLEPWQPGEKANYVRLNAKALTGRRFQVNRPDIWNTRAQDRRRASFE; from the coding sequence ATGGACTCGCAAAAGCTGCCGATCGAAAACCTGTCCTTTGACGACTGCTGGGATCTCCTTGCCAATGACATCGTGGGCAGGTTGGCCATTGTTGTGGACGGACATCCGGAGATCTTTCCCGTGAATTACGTTGTCCACCTGCGCAGCATCCTGTTCCGCACGGCACCCGGGTCCAAGCTCTGGGGCGCCAGGATGGAGCGGCCCGCCGCACTGGAAATCGACGGCTACGATCCCGCCACCGAACTGGCCTGGAGCGTGGTGGTGCGGGGCGATACCGAGATCGTCGAGGACCAGGCCGTCAAGGATGCCGTGGACGGCCTGGGCCTGGAGCCCTGGCAGCCGGGCGAAAAGGCAAATTACGTCAGGTTGAACGCCAAGGCACTGACCGGGCGCAGGTTCCAGGTGAACCGGCCGGACATCTGGAACACCCGCGCGCAGGACCGGCGCCGGGCGTCATTCGAATAG
- the cls gene encoding cardiolipin synthase, protein MLWPFSLAGTAPTWVVVLLGFADLVIRVLALGIIPGNRRPTTAMAWLLGIFFIPFVGIVLFLLFGNFQLSSRRRAQQQQVNDRVRAGITALADAESDYPGPEWVKSAVELNRTLGSLPMVDNNSVELIPGYPDSILDMTNAVRKAKKFVNAEFYIMSSDHVTNDLLTALEEAAERGVEVRLLFDHIGTLRIKGYRKLLKRLKAGKIQWKRMLPLLPIHGQWRRPDLRNHRKILVVDGEVAFTGSQNLIEPSYNNPRHRKAGREWVELMACLRGPIVTTLNVVFATDWLTETDESLEHQLQLPSNPEPGNVTAQVVPSGPGFITENNLRLFNTLIYSAQHRISICSPYFVPDDSLLYAITTAAQRGVDVELFVSEKGDQFLVHHAQRSYYEALLEAGVRIYLYKAPFVLHAKHFTIDDEVAVLGSSNMDMRSFSLNLEVSVMLLGEDIVNKMRAVEDTYRDISHELKLADWLNRPLAARYVDNVARLTATVQ, encoded by the coding sequence GTGTTGTGGCCTTTTTCGCTTGCCGGCACCGCGCCGACATGGGTTGTGGTGCTCCTGGGCTTCGCGGACCTTGTCATCAGGGTCCTGGCGCTGGGCATCATCCCCGGCAACAGGCGGCCCACCACCGCCATGGCCTGGCTGCTGGGGATCTTCTTCATCCCGTTCGTGGGCATTGTGCTGTTCCTGCTGTTCGGCAACTTCCAGCTCTCCAGCCGCCGCCGCGCGCAGCAGCAGCAAGTCAACGACCGGGTGCGGGCCGGCATCACCGCCCTCGCGGATGCCGAAAGCGACTATCCGGGCCCGGAGTGGGTGAAGTCCGCCGTTGAGCTCAACCGCACCCTGGGTTCGCTGCCCATGGTGGACAACAATTCCGTTGAGCTCATCCCCGGCTACCCGGACTCCATCCTGGACATGACGAACGCCGTCCGGAAGGCGAAGAAATTCGTCAATGCGGAGTTCTACATCATGAGCTCTGACCATGTCACCAACGACCTGCTCACCGCCCTTGAGGAGGCCGCCGAACGCGGCGTGGAAGTGCGGCTCCTCTTCGACCACATCGGAACGCTGCGCATCAAGGGATACCGGAAGCTGCTGAAGCGCCTCAAGGCCGGCAAGATCCAGTGGAAGCGGATGCTGCCGCTGCTGCCCATCCACGGCCAGTGGCGCCGGCCGGACCTGCGCAACCACCGCAAGATCCTGGTGGTGGACGGCGAAGTCGCGTTCACGGGCTCGCAGAACCTGATCGAGCCTTCCTATAACAACCCGCGGCACCGCAAGGCGGGCCGCGAATGGGTGGAACTGATGGCGTGCCTCCGCGGCCCCATCGTGACCACCCTGAACGTCGTCTTTGCCACTGACTGGCTGACCGAGACCGACGAGTCCCTGGAGCACCAGCTGCAGCTCCCGTCGAACCCCGAACCCGGCAACGTCACGGCCCAGGTGGTGCCCAGTGGTCCCGGGTTCATCACCGAAAACAACCTCCGGCTCTTCAACACGCTCATCTACTCCGCGCAGCACCGGATCTCCATTTGCAGCCCCTACTTCGTTCCTGACGATTCACTGCTCTATGCCATCACCACCGCGGCGCAGCGCGGCGTGGACGTGGAGCTGTTCGTGTCCGAGAAGGGCGACCAGTTCCTGGTCCACCATGCGCAGCGGTCCTATTATGAGGCGCTCCTGGAGGCCGGCGTGCGGATCTACCTGTACAAGGCGCCGTTCGTGCTGCACGCCAAGCACTTCACCATCGACGACGAAGTGGCCGTCCTGGGCTCCAGCAACATGGACATGCGGTCGTTCTCGCTGAACCTGGAGGTGTCGGTGATGCTTCTGGGCGAGGACATCGTGAACAAGATGCGGGCGGTGGAGGACACCTACCGGGACATTTCCCACGAGCTGAAGCTGGCGGACTGGCTCAACAGGCCGCTCGCTGCACGGTATGTGGACAACGTGGCCCGGCTGACGGCCACGGTTCAGTAA